ATATCCATGATCTCGACAATCATAGCTGTGTGACGCTTCATGCTGTGCAACATGCCAATCCCAACCTGAAGTTATTTGATGTTGCATTATCCATGCACCAGTTAGATACTCAGAATAACCTCTATTACTTAATCCCTGATCACTGAAAACGGCAAGCATATCCATGCCTTGATGATTAGAATTCCATCCAGTTTCACTTTTTGCTTCATTGAGAAGTAAAACGACATCATCTGTATTGTCATTACTATCCCATATTGAATATTTGCCTACAACAAAATCTATATTATGGTCGTTGTAGAATGCGTTGTCAGCATTTTCGATGGTGTTGTATGCTTGAGTCTGCCAGTTATTTCCGAAAGTACTCCGGTACTCTTCATCTGCAACTATCCAAACATTAACCGTATTTGTTGTCGTTGTTGCTTTGGTTGAGGTTTGTTGACTAATATTTCTTGATGTAAAATTTTCTATTACTGCCTTTTTTATATCTTCAGGATAATTAGTAGGGAGATTTTCCAAATCCTTAAGGCTTTCAATCTGTACAGGTTTAACTTTTAGATCTTCCTCAATCATTTTTCTTACCGTTTCATTTTGTTCAGCAAGGGCGCGACGTTCATCCCCGCTAAGCCGATTTAACTCGTCACCTTTTTCAAACCAAGGATCAGGGACAGATATATTATCTTGATTCTCTTTTTCCGTAATATTCTGTTGCACCTCTACTGCACTCACTGGTGGTATCAATGCCATGCCAACCAGCATTGTCAAAAGAATTACTCCTATTGTTATTTTGTTCTTAACCATATTTTTTCTCCTGTTTAGCACCCAGGAGGCGAAAATCAGGCAAGCTTAAATACAGAAAAGCTAACATAATCACTGCCTCTTAGGGGCTTATTTTGTGGAGTTCGTGTGGTACGGGAAATACTTCTGAACTCCATAAATTCCTCTTACCTAACTCCTTATAAGTTTTCTGTCCATTCCATCAAACTATCTCTTTTTCATAGTTCTTTCGAGTCTGAAATTAATTCGTAATATTTGATTGTTTGATGGTCTGGAGAGAGACTATATATATGAGCATATTGACCTGACTCATATTCTAAGGTTTATATAATAGCTCAAGTGTAACAACAAGAAGAAATCTATGTCGATTCCTATGTTTGAGATTATTAAGTTTAGACCTGATTACTGTAAAAACACTTAATAAAGAACAATTAACGCCTAACAAAGCGTTATTGAATGAAGGACTTAAAAAACCATTAAGAGAAATATTATACTCCTTTTGAAGAACTTAGTCAAGATGAACCTTGATTATCTATGCAAGAAAACCTTTATAATAACAAAGAAATTTTCCACATACTCTTTTTTTGAATGTTACCCATTATTTTAATAATATCAGCGTATAATACAACCGCATGTCCTCAGAGTCGCAAAGGGATGAGGATATCTTCGAATCCCAGTTTATAGATAAGTACCTCAGCGAATATGCGAGCATTTCTTCAATCGTACGCGAGGCGCTTCTCTTTGAGCTTCTTGCGACTGTGGGAGGAGTCGTTGCAGGAATAATTCTTTCAGGAATTAGGCAGACTAAGCTTTCAAATAAAACGAAGTCTCGAAGTCTGTAATAGAGTTATTTTTGCTTGATTCGTTTTCATCTGAGCTACTACCATAACCAGATTCAGAATTTTTTTTGAATTATTGAGTCTGACTGCGTTTTTTTAAAGTCAAATTCTACAAGTAAAATATTAGAATTAATTGGGTATAACAGGTAATGAGAAGTCGTCCGTTAAAAGCAGGCGACATTTCATATTAATAGTAAGTTCCTTCTCCTGTAAAAAGTTGACCATTTACTGTTGTCCATCCAGCCTGAGATCCAGACAACTTAATTTCCATGTCTTCCCAATAACTGTTATACAGCCATCCTCCGATCCACCATCCATTACGTCCGTTCAGGTAGACGGAAATGCTGACGTTTGCATCCGAGGATGTATCATAGTAGGCATACATCTTGCTTTCATAATCAAAGATCTCAGATGCCGGTGGATAAGGTCTTCTGGTGACATTCTGCGTAAGGTTGTACTTGGGCATAAGAACCATTTCATTGCTCAGCGGGTTCATTGTATCTATGGTCTGGTTAGTGAATAAGGTCATGCTAAACATGTTTGGAGACAGAATCGTCTTTGAATCTCTACTTCGGGTAGCGTATTTTGGCTCAATTTTCTCATTTTTTATAGAAAGCATTAATCCGTGCTCCGTATCAACCAGGGTATATTTCCATGAATGATCATAGTCATTGAAGTGATGCTCTACAATATCTGTGCCTACGGACGATGTGTTGTTTATCACCGGGAGCGGAAGGTAAAGAGTAACATTGCTCAGGGTCGAGTCTGTAGTTAACTCAATATAGTAATCATAGCTGCTAATGTGATTCCTATCATACATCCTCTGCTTTTGGTCTTGCCACCAGATAGACAACAACACAGCAGAAATGATTATTAATAGTACAATTATTTTGTAACGAGTCCTCATATTTCATCACCTATCCACCCCTGGGAAGGATCTAAATCAAACATAAATTTGACAACTTACTGAACCACGGTAATAACTTGTTTCTTGTCCATGATAGGGAAAAATAGTAGTAAAGAAAGAGATGCCTTTGAAGGCATCTTCTTAAATATAAACCCATTTCAGATTATGTCATAATATAATCATACAACCCATGGTTATACTTTGCAGTTTTTTGGACACACAGGAGAGTATAGTACTGTACAAAGTAATATGAACCAAACGTGTCAGGATGGTTATTCACCTTATCCCAAATGTAGAGGCTCTAAGACAATCTGCTGTAATGATTTACGATATATATAATTATGATTATGATTGAGTACACGATGAGAGATTCGATAAAAGTTCCAACAATTACACTTATAATAGTTGATAAATCAGCAGGTACAATCACAAAGAACGAATTAAAAACTAAGAAAAAGGCGAAGCAAGCGATAAATAATATTCCATAACTTGATTTTTTCATTATAAATTCCATCCCTACTGATAAATTCTTGGTTTGACTGAATTAATTTCCTTGTTTACAATTTATTTCATTTTAGTGTCGGCCTAAATTTTAGTTGTCCTTATAGTAGAAGTTTCAGAACTTTTGAATAAAATTTATCCTTCACTATTTGGAAATAGTTATTGAGGACTTTGTGCTTAAAATTCTCAATAACTATTTCACAATCCGATATTTTACATCTTATAGCTATATTTTTAAGTTATTTCATTATGTCATTTCATAGGTGCGGTGGACATTTCCAAATTGATCACATGTTGAGTAAACTTTGATATTCTTATCATAGAGAACTAAACCAGCACCAGCGATTTCAAATCCCCAATGGAAATGTCCACTGCCATAAATTTCAGATATATGAGTGACAGTATTATCACTCGCCCCTTCCTGCCAGTTACTCACCTGAAATATAGTTGGAGTACCTAATGTATACCATGCATCTATATAATGAGCTTCCACAATAGCAGGAGATATACTATACCCATAATATCCTTTTGAATAGATAGTAAACAGTCTCCCTCCCATAATATTATAGAAACTCTGTGATGCTGTTATCGTATCAGTATAATCAAGATTGACAGAACTTGTTGCTGCAGTAGTACTTTGAGTTATTGTTTTATTATTTGGTTCTTCAGTCATGTTAGTAACGAAAAAGAAATTTTCATTAGTGAAAGTTATATCTGATCCATCTTTTAGTTCATATGTTCTTAACTTACTTTTTTCAGAAGCAGTATTGTTCTTCAGTATTGAAATTTTGTCTTTATTTGCTTCGCAATAATTCAAAATTAAATCGTCTGTTGAAAAGGTTTTTGTATTAGAGTTGAGAGCATCTATTAGACCTTGTTCCCATTCAGAAGGTTTTTCACTTGCTGTTAATTCTTCCTGTGCATTTACTGCCGGTATTAACGCCATACCAACCAGCATCGTCAAAAAAAGTATTCCTATGGTAATTTTGTTTCTACTCATTCGTCTAACTCCTAAGTTGTTTTTCCCTTAGGAGGCAGAATCAGGCAAGCTTAAATACAGAAAAGCTAACATAATCACTGCCTCTTAGGGGCTTATTTTGTGGAGTTCGTGTGGTACGGGAAATACTTCTGAACTCCATAAATTCCTCTTACCTAACTCCTTATAAGTTTTCTGTCCATTCCATCAAACTATCTCTTTTTCATAGTTCTTTCGAGTCTGAAATTAATTCGTAATATTTGATTGTTTGATGGTCTGGAGAGAAATTATATATATGAGCATATTGACCTAACTCATATTCAAATGTTTATATAATAGCTCAAGTGTGACGACAAAGAGAGATCTAAGTAGATTCTTATGTAAGCTATTATTAAGTTTAGACTTGAGTATTGAAAAAAACACTTAATAAAGCACAATTAACGCTTAACAAAGCATTATTGAATGAAGGACTTAAAAAACCATTAAGAGAAATATTATACTCCTTTTGAAGAACTTAGTCAAGATGAACCTTGATTATCTATGCAAGAAAACCTTTATAATAACAAAGAAATTTTCCACATACTCTTTTTTTGAATGTTACCCATTATTTTAATAATATCAGCGTATAATACAACCGCATGTCCTCCGAGTCGCAAAGGGATGAGGATATCTTCGAATCCCAGTATATAGACATGTACCTCAGCGAGTACGCGAGTATTTCTTCAATCGTACGCGAGGCGCTGCCTTTTGAACTTCTTGCGACTGTTGGAGGAGTTATTGCAGGGATTATCCTTTCAAAGATGACAAACGAACTTGAGATGATTCCAGGACTACTTGTAATTTATCCGGGTGTGCTTGGGCTGCGCGGAAATATTTCCTCTACTCTGGGCTCAAGGCTCGGCAGTGCGATCCACATGGGTCTTATCACGGATATTGACAGGAATAACCCTGAACTTGTAAACAACATTTCAGGATCTCTTCTCCTTGGCTTTATTATGGCTATCCTGCTCGGAGTTTTAGGGCATTTTGTCACCCTTGCCCTGGGATTTGAAAGTGCCGGCATCTTTAAGCTTATACTCATCTGTGCAATTTCGGCACTTACTTCCGGAGTGATCCTCTCTTTTGTTGCCGTCCTGCTTGCCATAGGCACTTTCAGGTTCGGTTTTGACCCGGATA
This window of the Methanosarcina mazei S-6 genome carries:
- a CDS encoding magnesium transporter, with the protein product MSSESQRDEDIFESQYIDMYLSEYASISSIVREALPFELLATVGGVIAGIILSKMTNELEMIPGLLVIYPGVLGLRGNISSTLGSRLGSAIHMGLITDIDRNNPELVNNISGSLLLGFIMAILLGVLGHFVTLALGFESAGIFKLILICAISALTSGVILSFVAVLLAIGTFRFGFDPDNVVTPSIATIGDIVSMLMLFLSAKLVVML
- a CDS encoding zinc-dependent metalloprotease — its product is MVKNKITIGVILLTMLVGMALIPPVSAVEVQQNITEKENQDNISVPDPWFEKGDELNRLSGDERRALAEQNETVRKMIEEDLKVKPVQIESLKDLENLPTNYPEDIKKAVIENFTSRNISQQTSTKATTTTNTVNVWIVADEEYRSTFGNNWQTQAYNTIENADNAFYNDHNIDFVVGKYSIWDSNDNTDDVVLLLNEAKSETGWNSNHQGMDMLAVFSDQGLSNRGYSEYLTGAWIMQHQITSGWDWHVAQHEASHSYDCRDHGYAGPTCIMTYTFMMSTDNWCSNCDQIIETNRNIF